A portion of the Bubalus kerabau isolate K-KA32 ecotype Philippines breed swamp buffalo chromosome 1, PCC_UOA_SB_1v2, whole genome shotgun sequence genome contains these proteins:
- the LOC129642169 gene encoding olfactory receptor 2AJ1-like, with translation MGCENHTSSSDFILLGLFSSSQTSLIFLSIIFIVFIITMTENTMMIILIHRESRLHTPMYFLLSHLSFMDILHTSNIVPKMITDFLSGSKTISFVACGFQIFLSLTLLGGECLLLAAMSYDRYVAICHPLRYPILMNDYVSVLMAGGAWFIGIINSIVHTAYTLHFPFCGSRAIDHFFCEVPAMLVLSCVDTTLYEQGVYVSGIIFLLVPFFLIFASYVQILLTVLLMKSKEARKKSFSTCFFHMIVVIMYYGPFIFTYMRPKKYHTPGQDKSLAIFYTILTPTFNPIIYSIRNKDVLEAMKNMLRSNFLHKML, from the coding sequence atgggaTGTGAGAATCACACTTCCAGCAGTGACTTCATTCTTTTGGGactcttctcttcctcccaaACAAGTCTGATTTTCCTCTCCATTATATTCATCGTTTTTATTATAACTATGACAGAAAATACAATGATGATTATCCTTATCCACAGGGAATCAAGACTCCATACTCCAATGTATTTCCTGCTCAGCCATCTCTCTTTTATGGATATCTTGCATACTAGCAACATTGTTCCCAAAATGATCACTGACTTTCTGTCAGGCAGCAAAACTATTTCATTTGTAGCCTGTGGCTTCCAGATATTTCTATCCCTCACCCTCTTGGGTGGTGAGTGCCTTCTCCTGGCAGCAATGTCCTACGATCGCTATGTAGCCATCTGTCACCCACTGCGCTACCCCATTCTTATGAATGACTACGTCAGCGTTCTCATGGCTGGAGGGGCCTGGTTTATTGGGATAATCAACTCGATAGTTCACACAGCTTAcacacttcactttcccttttgtgGCTCAAGAGCCATTGATCACTTTTTCTGTGAAGTCCCTGCCATGTTGGTGTTGTCCTGTGTGGACACAACACTCTATGAACAAGGAGTTTATGTAAGTGGCATCATTTTTCTGCTTGTCCCTTTCTTTCTAATCTTTGCATCTTATGTCCAAATTCTCCTTACTGTCCTCCTAATGAAATCAAAAGAGGCAAGGAAAAAGTCTTTTTCTACCTGCTTCTTCCACATGATTGTGGTCATAATGTACTATGGGCCTTTTATTTTCACATACATGAGACCTAAAAAGTACCACACTCCAGGCCAGGATAAATCTCTGGCAATTTTCTATACCATCCTCACACCTACTTTTAACCCAATTATCTACAGCATTAGAAATAAAGATGTTTTAGAGGCAATGAAAAATATGCTCAGAAGTAATTTTCTCCATAAAATGTTATAG